In Daucus carota subsp. sativus chromosome 4, DH1 v3.0, whole genome shotgun sequence, one DNA window encodes the following:
- the LOC108217770 gene encoding peroxidase 27, which produces MTTPKLLSIFLFQLMLLHSSLECTNAQSLRDGFYQKSCPAVESIVKKVTAQYISKSPSLAAPLLRMHFHDCFIRGCDGSVLLDSTTKHKAEKEAIPNKGMRGFQVIDAAKSAIEKQCPGIVSCADILALVARDAVSAISGPFWPVPLGRRDGRVSIQSEADNQLPSPNANINQLKSVFSSKGLNARDLAVLSGGHTIGISHCGPFANRLYNNSGKGDSDPTMDQTYVARLKAKCKPSDSTTIVEMDPGSARTFDSDYYTLVSQRRGLFKSDSALLNDDVTKKYVNRQVATGGSAFFADFKASMVKMGQIGVLTGSAGEIRKTCGFVN; this is translated from the exons ATGACAACTCCCAAGCTTCTCTCCATTTTTTTGTTTCAGCTCATGCTTCTTCATTCTTCACTAGAATGCACCAATGCACAGTCCTTACGAGATGGATTTTACCAGAAATCGTGTCCAGCTGTTGAGAGCATTGTAAAGAAAGTTACAGCCCAGTATATCTCTAAATCGCCGTCTCTTGCTGCACCGTTGCTGCGAATGCATTTTCATGATTGCTTTATTAGG ggATGCGATGGATCAGTGCTATTAGACTCTACTACGAAGCACAAGGCTGAAAAAGAAGCGATTCCAAATAAAGGCATGAGAGGTTTCCAGGTTATAGATGCAGCAAAATCAGCGATAGAGAAACAGTGTCCTGGCATTGTTTCTTGTGCTGATATTTTGGCTTTAGTTGCTAGAGATGCTGTTTCTGCG ATCAGTGGACCTTTTTGGCCTGTACCATTGGGGCGACGAGATGGACGCGTATCAATCCAATCAGAAGCTGATAACCAGCTACCATCTCCAAATGCTAACATAAATCAGTTGAAATCGGTATTCAGCTCTAAAGGCTTGAATGCTCGCGATCTCGCCGTTTTATCTG gaggaCACACGATAGGGATCTCTCACTGCGGTCCATTCGCAAACCGGCTATACAATAACAGTGGCAAAGGTGATTCTGATCCAACAATGGATCAAACCTACGTAGCTCGACTCAAGGCCAAATGTAAACCTAGCGATAGCACGACAATTGTGGAAATGGACCCCGGAAGTGCCAGAACATTCGACAGCGATTATTACACTCTTGTATCCCAGAGGAGAGGATTGTTTAAGTCGGATTCTGCTCTTCTAAACGATGACGTTACGAAAAAATATGTGAATCGTCAAGTGGCAACCGGTGGATCTGCTTTCTTTGCAGATTTTAAGGCGTCTATGGTTAAAATGGGACAAATAGGAGTTCTCACGGGGAGTGCTGGTGAAATAAGAAAAACTTGTGGTTTTGTCAATTAA